The following nucleotide sequence is from Geotrypetes seraphini chromosome 10, aGeoSer1.1, whole genome shotgun sequence.
ttggagtattgtgttcagttttggaggccttatctggtgaaggatataaaaagacttgaagtggtccagaggaaggtgacgaaaatggtaagaggtttgaaccaaaagaaatgAGAAGACCAttatatgtatactctggaggagaggagggataggggagatatgatacagacgtttaaatacttgaaaagtattaatatagaaccaaatcttttccagagaagagaaaatggtaaaactagaggatataatttgaggttgcggggAGGAAGACtcgggagcaatgttaggaaattctttttcacagagagggttgTAGATGCCTGGAATAGGGCAATGGtggagggaagtggtggagaggaaaatggtgatggaattcaaaaaaagataaacatagaggatctctaattagaaagtgaagaatgtaaattaaagagctaaagccagtactggacagacttgcacggtctgtgtcccatatgtgatgatttggtgtaggattgggctggggagggcatcgatgggaactccaaacaggatggttggataggctggagtgagcttggatggcaacttcaccatttggaacctaggacaataccaggtggactatacagtctgtgacccagaaatatcaaagaagagacaagttaatttaatcatgtatttttaatggatataactaatgggcagactggatggatcgttcaggactttatctgccgtcatttactatgttactatgatataaCAGAAGGTCTGTTTATGTCTCTTCATTTGCCAGAGCTCACCTGTCTAAGCAAATGACTTTAAAGATTTCTTTGGGGATATTTGCTTACAAGTATATATAGAACAAATGTCTTCTTACTCAATTGTTGTATAATTTATGtatatactttttatttttatccaCAGACGATGGATTTGAGAATATGAGAATGAGTGTATGTGATGGGCAGCAGCAGAAGGAATGGAAACGCAAAGACTCTTTCAGAGACAGCAGGGATCATTCACCTGATAGTGCAGGGGGTAGTATTAGTTTAAGATCACCTAGTATAAAAGAACATACCTCAAAAGGAGAGAGCTTGTGTGTATGTACTGAACAAACAAGAAAGTCAACCAATTGCACAAATCTCATACAAAATCAGAGAGTCAGAAGAAGCAAGAGGCTTTTTCAGAGAACATTTGAGGAAATGTTCACTGGGAAGTCAACCCTGACAGGACAAAACACATTTCACAGACGAGACAAGCCGTTTCAGTGTATGAAGTGTAAAAAATCATTTGTATATAAATCACAACTTGTAACTCATCAAAAGGTTTCCAAAGAAAGCAAGACATCAGAATGTTCTGTGCATGATACAAACTTCAGCCAGGTATTTGATCTGAGAGGACATGGATTAATCAgtattaggaaaaaaaaagagcaacAAATAAATCTCAAGAGAGAAAAGTTATTTAAATGCTCAGTATGTGAAAAAAGCTTCAATCGAAAATATCTCAGATTTCATGAAAGATTCCACACTAGAggaaaaccatataaatgttttgaatgtggtaaaagcttcaaacAAAAAGGTAACCTCAGAACTCATGAAAGATTCCACACTAGAggaaaaccatataaatgttttgaatgtgggaaaagcttcaaACTAAAAGGTAACCTCAGAACTCATGAAAGAAtgcacactggagaaaaaccatataaatgttctgagtgtGGCAAAAGCTTCATTCAGAAACATCATCTCAGATGTCATGAAAGACTCCATACTGAAAAAAAAACCATATCAATATTCTCAATGTGGTAATAGCTTCAATCGCAGAACTAGCCTCAGAAACCACAATAGACTCCTTACTGGAGAGAaatcatataaatgttctgaatgtgataaaagcttcaatcaCAAAAGTAGCCTCACAAATCATAGAAGActccatactggagagaaaccttataaatgctttgaatgtggtaaaagcttcatgCAACAAGGCAACCTCATGACTCATGAAAGAattcacactggagaaaaaccgtATAAATgctctgaatgtggtaaaagcttcataCAAAAAGGTAACCTCATGACTCATGAAAGAattcacactggagaaaaaccatataaatgctctgaatgtggtaaaagcttcataCAAAAAAGTCACCTCATGACTCATGAAAGAATTCACACTAGAAAAAAACCAAAGAAACATTCTGATTGTGTTAACAGCATCAAACAAAAAAGTAATCTCAGAGCTCATGAAAGAATTTAGAGTGGAGGGAAACCACATAAATGTTCTAAAGAGGTAAAAGTTTGAGTTAAGAAGATCAACTCAGAAGCCATGAACtgatccacactggagaaaatcTAAACAAAACTTGTATCTAAAATTTTTACCACATTCACAATATTTGTATGATCTCAGAATTCATGAAATAATCCATACTAGTGAAATACCATTTATATGTTCTCAatgcgaggactggcctacagagtatccaagggttggtTACTATTAAATGGATAGTagtagaatgtggtaaaagtttcaATCAAAAAGGTCAACTCCGGAATTCTTAAACACACTGGGGGGAAAAAAGATCCATATAAATGTTCAAAATGTGTAAAAGCTTTAATCAAAATAGTATTTTTAAAAGACACGAAAGAATCCAAAAtgggtaaaaaaaacaacatataaatgttctgaatgtggtaaatgTTTTCACAGCAAATCTGATCTAAAAATAGCATGAAAGAATCCACCCTGGAGATAAATGTGAATGAATGTGCTAAAGTAACTTTAGTTAGGGGAAAGTTTAAGCAAAACTGAAAACATTGCTCTGCCTGATGACTGTGAGATAAAGGAACTTAAATAGGAGTGGAGGAAGAAACAATTATCAAGTAGGAATCACTGACAGataaaaaaaacctcaaagaATATTataggagactaaaactgataaTGCACTCATATGGTTTTGCTATTGTACACTGGTCTCTTAAAGGCCTTGAAAAACTAAATGTGCAGGTGAGAAAAATCCTCTATGCCCATAAGGTCATATGTAAGAATCAGTGCCAAGACTGTAAATTCTTAAATCACTGAAATGCATTATGTCTATTGAgcagaaaaggggttgaaatATGGAAAAAATCTTCTATAGTCTAGTTCCATTAATAAACTTGGACAAGCATTCCAATGAGTGAACATCCATTGGTACCAAAAGGGGAGGACGCAACAGAATTTgcaaaggaagagaaaaaaattcTTTAAGGAGTTGGATCAGCAGGGTTGGAAAACTAAAGTGGCAACTGCATAAGTACAGAGGGAAAGCTTTTGACTTTATCAAAACAAAGCTTGGAAAGATCTTATTGTCTTATTATCTTTTTAGAAAGGTGTTAAATGTCTTATTATATTTTTAGAAAGGtgttaaaacctttttatttttaaaggatTGTAAGTGAATAATTTGTTTGATATATTGTTTTTAACTGTTATCTACCTAGAATCTATTATGAGAATAGGGCGGAATAGAAATAAATTGTTGCTTCAAGAGTCATTCATGGATCAACATTACACACGAATGGATAAGGAGAGGTCAACTGAAAGCAAAGGTTGAGTGACTGATAGTTGCAGCCTAGGACAACAGATTATGGACAAGATGGTTTCCAGTAAGCTTTGAAACAATTGCTGCAACAGACCTGTAGATTCTCTAAGGAAGAGCTAGAACCAGTTACTCATCTTATGGCTGGCTGTGAAGTGCTAATGGTGGAGAAGTTTTATCCAGTAAGGCACAATAAGGTGGCACGTTGTGACAAACCTACAGCAATTCCAAGGTTTATCACAGGGAAGTATAGAAAAGTAGGCAAACCCTGGTGCAGAAGGGCAGACCAGGTCAGAGCCCAGGACATGAATTTAGCTGACTACCCTATGAATAGCGAGGAAAAGACTGAGACAGaacaggaaaggtttgccttaccTGAGGCAGTGCCAAAGCAAAGTAAGAAATCTCTGCCCTATTTTTGCCCAggtcctgtaaggcagaaagcaggAAGACAGTTTCTCCTCAGAGAAACATCCcaggctgaggaaggaaagcCCTTACCCCCCACTGAAGTCAAGggggtgtgttttttttcctcagcttaaagcgaggctcagcagagagcagggtgtaggacgggaggagagacaggaagctcagaatgggacTGAGCTTATCCCAGACCAGGCAGGCAACCCTGGCTGGTAAATGAGAGAGGAGCGAGCTGAAGGAAACCTTCCTTCAGGATTCTTGTCTTCAGAGCCGGGTGAGGCTATGATAGTGGAGGACAATAGTGCTGCAGCTGAGATTTGGCCAGAGCAAATGGAAGTGGCTTGAAACAAACGTGAGTCTATTGGATGTTTTCCaaggctggttttttttttcccctctctggTAAGCAGACTGTGTGGGCTACCAGAGAAAGTGATTTTGGACTGTAAAGTTTCCTTCACTGTTTAAACCAGTGAGTAAATTAAGTGAAACGCTGGGCAGGAAACTCAGCCTGTTTGGTGCTTTGATGCCCTGTGCACAGAAATCTGTGTGAGGACACCAGCTGTTAGCTGTTACCATAGCAACCTGTTAATTGcatttagcctgtatgcttctcagAAACCTATTTGGGATCTCTGAGTGTAAAACTGCTATGTTTCCTCTGTTAAACACCAGCTTAGTTTTGGATTGAGTTCATCGTGGAGAAACAGTGTTTGCTGTCTCCTGCATAAATGCTACAAAGCTGTCTGTGTGCCTTGTTAAAGAACTTGCTGCACAGAAGTGTAAATTGTTCTGTCTCATCCTCATGGTTGCCTGTGCCAGCAGCCCAGTTGTGCTGGTCTTTAATCACTGCCATAAACTTCCATCCTGCAGTTCAGGAATAGGGAGCTGCTTATTTCAGCTGCTGTAAAACAGTGAAGCATTTAAACTATATGATTGTATTCTTTTCCTTGCATAAAGTATACCTAGCCTTAgattctggtgaagaggactgtatacAGTTTGCCTACTAAAGTCCAGAGCTGGCAATAGAGTTAAAGTTTGTTTTgaagaaccttttcttttggttatATTTTCATGCTCACATTGAAATATGTGATGGACTATGATTTTGAGGCCAGTGGTCAAAtaaagtttatatatttttttgcattaaggCCATTCTGACTAAATCGTATTCTTTGAAAGACCTTTGAAGGAGCAGCTCTAGGCGGTTGCCTAGGGGTAAAAATCCTGAAAGGCTCCCCTAGTTCCAGGGGCACCACACCAAATTGGAGCAACATGTCACTACCTGACTGCCCATTATGCTCTTTAGGGGCACAGGTGTGACGATGTCTCATCCACTGGAAACTCTGTAAGCATTACAACATCAGTGTATCAGAAAAGCATTGGGATTATGATCCTAAGAGAACCGTGGAAAATGGAAGAGGTTATGATTAGCTGGGACATCCCTACCCCGAGtgataaaaagctggatgcaagaAATCCAGATATAGTGGTAAAAGCAAAATTGACATTGATTATAGAGGTGTTGGTCCCAAGCAATTACTTGGTGAATCATGTTGAGAGAGATGCAGTCTGAGACCAAGAAAATATAGCAGAAGTATTTTCCATCATGTTCGGTGCTACATGCCAGATCAAAAAGAACTTCCAACTCACCTGGATGGGTTTCCTATACATATGTTTCATCTCATAAACTCCAGAAATTAGCTCTCTTTGGCACAAGGCAAGTACTATGGCAAGTGTTTAtggtaaatttgagagactgagatcaaactctATACATCCTATCTTAAGAGTGGGGTTCATTCATGATATGTGGAAAACAAACTTATTGCCCCTGAGAAACACAATATaagtgttctgaatgtggtaaaagcatcaAAAAGGTAATCTCAGAATTCATGAAAAAGTCTATAAAAACTATATAAATGTTTTGAATCTGGTAAAATTTCAGTCAAGATTTTTACCTAAGACTTCATCCAAGAATCTACACTGAAGAAAGACCATATAAATAGAAAGgaaatgggacttgatatactgctttttctgtgtggttgaaATTCAAGTGGTttatgtacttattttgtacctggggcgatgaatctaatctaatccttaggtttgtataccgcctcatctccacgttcgtagggctcgatgcggtttacagtaggagaaataggaaggaactataacagagggttagaggtagaagtgtgaagaaaatttagaggacttgggatgccaagatataagagtttccttgattcctaagttgaagggagatttacattttttgagaaaagccaggttttcagatgtttgcggaaaacttggagagagctcaagttccgaagaggggaggtaaggttgttccagagctcagtgattttgaagtggagggaggtccctagctttcctgtgtgggaaatgccttttagcgaggggaaggatagttttaatttgtgggaggatctggtggtatttgcgttaagtgttaagtgacttgcccagagtcacaaggagctgcagtgggaattgaactcgcaacctcaagGGGCTGAGGCAACTGCTCTAGCCATTAGGCTACAAACTTCTGAACTTGATACAAGCCTCAGTCAAAACAATGATCTCAGAACTGATGAAAGAATCTACActagagagaaaagaaaacttAACATTTTCAGCAGGAAAATTGGTGAATTGTGTGTGtctgagggggagggaatactttgTCTTCTCAATTCTTGCTGAGTAGCTTCACATGGTGACCCTGTTGTACCCTTGAAAGGTTTAAATTAGCCCTCCCTtaaccaaaggatgagcaattGATAATTGCAGTCAATGACAGTAGATTACAAATGAGATGGTCCACCCCAAGCGTGGAAACATATAGCACAATAATCAATAGTTTGAAATAGTTCCAAGTATCACTAGCGGGCTGCAAAGGCCTGATTGCAGAAAATTAATATACAGAAAGGCAAAATAAGGTGCATGTTTCATCCACTGGAAACTTTGTAAAGATTACAACCTCGCTGGAGATTGAAGATCACCTGGGACATTCCTATTCCAAGCAATAAAAAGCTGGATGTAAGGAAACTAGACACAGGGCCTTGGGCTTTGGTGTATTTGCCGCTTGGGACTCTCTACCATGGCTTGATAGTGGGGAAAGAGAAACACCAGAACAGCATTGATCCTAGAAGTGTCAGTCCCAGACAATTATTCCGTGAATCTTATGTAAAGAGAGACGATCTTTAAGTACCAAAAAATGCAGTCTGCGACCAAGAAGATAGGACGGAAAGATACAAAAATATGTCCCTTCATTTGGGAATGAAATTTAGGCACACCTGAATAGGTAGTCTCACTCTCAACCCCAGAAGGAAGGGGTCTTTTGCATTACAGCAAACGTTAGCAgcaaatttgagagactgagatcatactccactTTCCTTGGCTTAAGAGTGAGGTTCATGACTGTCATGACGTGTGCAAAACTAACCCACCTGGAGACACTGCTCCTGGGAGAAACcatttaaatattctgaatgtgataacATTTTGAAGTGAAAATAAAAAGGCGTTACAGCAGCCAGAGAAATATAATTGAGTGTTAAATAATTGCTTGTCTAAATGTCCATTATAGGGTGTTCAAGCCAGGCTGGGAGACTTGAACAGAGGGGCCAAAAGAATTACCAGAATGGGCTTCCTCTCCCAGTATGATTGGGCAAGGGATTCcattctgtaaattcaaataaagcaaacATGGAAGTCGTGAAATAATCAAATTCATAGTTTATTAATGTCTTTCATGTCTGGGGAGAGTTATGCACGTTATCCAATTTTCTTTTCTCTCCAAGGGAGAAGTCCAATGCAAAGAAGTTTTATACATAATCTGACGACAATGTAATAATTATCATAtgttagaatacaatggcactgttgatcacatgacttccttccCTAAATTTGCCAATGTTAAGCCCCCTGTTAAACCCAGTAGGTGGCAGTATTTCACTTTTTCTATCCTTATAACTTCTGTATGGActcaaggcattggcggaatagaaatctctaatgtaatgtaatgatgtgCCACAGACTTCCTTTTTGGTTCTCTCTGTAAAGGCCTGTTTCCTGTTTTTCTGGGAACCTATATCTTGCCTTTTCCATTACCAGAAGGCAGGTACCTCACAATggattcttatttttattttgtatttgtatcgtttttattttttaatttctatcTTTACTATTTAATTCCTAATTTAATATACTTACTGAATTCTTGTTAGAATATTAATATTCTCGTCtctatctctatttctatctTTTACATTATATTTGTTTGCTATTCCTTAATTAttcctcaggtactttagctagattgtgagccttcgggacagttagggaatttccaagtacctatctttaataattttattttattgtatcttcaatgtattctgtattgtaaaccacttagaaacttcacggttattagcggtatttaagaattaaattaaattaaattatttctatcTTTCCATATACCAAGCTTTTCCTTTGTTTTAACTTTGTGCATatcagtttggggtttttttttttccttttctaaatctgggctatttttttctttctgagaaCTTCAGTTTACAGAACCTTAATATTGTTATCCAGTTTGATTCTATAATAACCAATTTAAAATAACCTTTTACAGACAGTTCCACAATTCACCTATCTCATTTACCTCAAATAATTTCAAAATTAATCACTGCATACTTTTATTTTCCAGTTTTAATTATTAATAACGGCTGGACACGCCCATGGTGTCCACATATCTTCCACAAGGGATAGATTATAAgttgtgtgtgttgggggaggaaTGCTGGGAAATGGATGGGGCCACATAGTGTGTGAAATTGTCTTTTGTTTTATGTGACTCAGCCCCTTTGGATGTTcagtaattaccgtattttcacgcatataacgcgcgcgttatacgtgtgagcgcgttttacaactttttttttttccattccgatccggcatcccccctgtgaaccggcatcctcctcccccccactcgcgtcacccccctcccccgcgatcctacatccccccccagcaccgcaaaacatctcttacccgattgggcaccggcaccggcaccaatgcacaggacgtgccagtgccagtgcccgaagatcctctctcgttgggctgggctgtgcggtgctagggagatcctccttcttccctgtgccgtgctggactgggctttgagcatttgcgcatgctcaaagccttctggtctcaccctctccgagattctcagaatcttggagagagcgagaccagaaggctttgagcatgcgcaaatgctcaaagcccagtccagcccggcacagggaagaaagaggatctccctcgcaccgcacagcccagcccagcccagcccaacgagggaggaccttcgggcactggcactggcacgtcctgtgcattggtgctggtgcccaatcgggtaagagatgttttgcggtgctggaggggttgtaggattgcgggggagggggggtgacgcgagtgtgggggaggatgccggttcgcaggccagaagagtaagtgGGAGTGAgaaggaggttatagcagcatgcgcggtatacgcatgtgcgtgctatataaaaaatttttttacagacatgctttggacccgcgcgctatacgcgtatgcgtgttatacacgtgaaaatacggtactgtgcTTTAATTCTAGATCTATGATGAATAAGTAGCATGTTTTTCATAATATGGCAAAcggtttctttgttttatttatttcaagcTTTTATTACCTGCCTAAAACCCAGGCAATTTACAATAACCACATTCACATTCAAATAAACAatgaatatacagtggtgcctcgcataaagaacgcctcgcacagcggacgctgcacacaatgaacttcatgtcatgattcatacaacgaacttcgtttcacacaacgacgtcgcccgagcttccacgatcgctgccgatgtattgcatccttccgcgcaggcactgcgggcagtcgttagtcactgcgcttaacttaagcacgtatcgcggcaatcgttcttcattacgaattaaatcacgcatgcacgcacgtatcacggcagtcgtccttttaagataaactcaatattttttagatatcatggcttctaaaaaaagcaggaaggtgatttctgttgaaatgaaacgggaaataattagaaggagtgaatgtggggtaaaacagtgtgacctcgtcaaagagtttggcctcagcaagaccaccattttcaccattttgacaaatttatctttttttatgtcatcttagcatattttatgctgcagaacgaattattttttttaacatgtattgttatgggaaaacgcgtttcacataacgaacttttcgcataacaaacttgctcctggaaccaattaagttcgttgtgtgaggcaccactgtacattccTCACAAAAATGCATAGCTATAGTAATAGCAGCTAACAACTCTTTCTTGtacatatacattacattacattagtgctAAGCATaagaatcttaattatacattctggtggaattcgttgtgccatatttttaagatggaaagagtaatagcagtacaaaaagggacatataataactttacaaagatatgggggccattggaaaaatatTGTGACGAATAGACAttgttcctttctgttccttttcttttctttcttagttttATCTAGTGGATTTGGGATGTAATTAAATATGAGATGTTATAATATTGTTGTATAATATTGCATATTCTATTTTAATTGAGCATGGGATGAAGGGGAGGAGGGCAGGAATTTAACATTATTATAGTTAATATGTTAGATAATTACAGTgctatattgaaattattttatgatACATTTGTATGCACTTaattgtttgatttgaaaatgaataaagatttaaaaaaacaaaacaacattacattagtgacttctattccgcctgcaccttgcagttctaggcggattacaacagaagaaaactggacatttccaggaaaaattacacACTAGGGGCTGGTTACATAGTTGAGTCTTAGAGGAGAGGTTACAAGataggttgcgagcagaggagaaatTACAATATGAGTAGAACTCAGGAGACAACTGGCCGGTTATAGAATTATAACAATTTCGGGGCTGGTTTCTTAGTTGAAACTTTGAGGAGAGAATGCAAGATGAGTATCAATTTGAGGGGGAGTTATTTTGAGGGCGGGGGAAGGACATGGGGAGAGTTAGGACAgctggatgtgttttttgaatagccgggttttgatttcctttcgaaatgatttgtagtcacttgttgctgtcagcaagttagtgatggaggggtctagtttcgctgcctgcgtcgctagtaggttgtcatacatcttcatGCGTTGAGTACCTTTGAGTGGGGGTTGGGAAAATGGGGtcagagttctcctttgtcttgtAAGGTTCTGGTTTAGGTGATTGTTTAGATAGGTGGGGGCTGTaccgtttattgctttgaataatagacagtataatttgaattgaaggcgtgcttgtataggtagccaatgggagtataggtaggcattggtgatgtggtcaaattttccataccaactttgtatcccacaaatgtcagctaggaatcatttGGCTTACACAATATAACATATATAACAAAGGGCAACTCTCTCTGGACCATATGCTACCCCTTTAACAGAACGTCGGCACAAAAAATATATGTTCTTGATTAATCAACCGCCTTTTCCAACAGATGGATTAAGGCAGTGTACATAaaatataactcaaaaagaaaggaactccacaATAAATGATAGGACAGAACAAGCATGCACAGTAAACGTTCATCCGAGAAAGAACATCACAAGTCTGTCTCTTCCGTCAAGCCTCCTTCAGGGTCATAATCAGAAAAGGTGAACTAGCAGGAGAAGAATCAAGTACTTGTGGAATCCAATGGCAGCTTAAATGAGTGAGATTTTAATAGAGCCTTGAATTTCACAAATGTCGTTTCTGAGTGGATGCAAGGAGGAAGATTGTTCCATAATTTAAAAGCGATAAAGAAAAAGGTGGACTTTCTTGTTCATTTGTTATGTGCACGTTTTGGTCCAGGGAGAACTAAAcagaaaccagaagttacattggaTGGAAGAACTGAATTGGAGGAAGGTCCCGGAGCAGGCCTGTGACGTTGCCTCTTCATCAGtgaagcttctaagaggctggtaggcccaGGGCAGGAGGTGCAAAGGGGCCAAGCTAGTAGGggaattgtgtttttttgttgttttttttgccatttgaCCCACGATTGGGATGGAGGAAAgagttgcttgggctgctggactggctggagctgaagggaagggattcaggtgctggatctggtctggggattgggggaagggaaagaggtgctggggaCCTATGTGGTGGAGGGACTGgagttggagggaagggagaggtgccagactcAACCCTGGgtgctgaagggaggggatagagatgttggatccatgggaagggggcttggaggaaaggagagagatgcaagccctgcagggaggagagaaaagggaagggaaaaagaaaagctgaaccaaggggatgaaagaagagtgagtgaaat
It contains:
- the LOC117367662 gene encoding gastrula zinc finger protein XlCGF7.1-like; this translates as MKECTLEKNHINVLSVAKASFRNIISDVMKDSILKKKPYQYSQCGNSFNRRTSLRNHNRLLTGEKSYKCSECDKSFNHKSSLTNHRRLHTGEKPYKCFECGKSFMQQGNLMTHERIHTGEKPYKCSECGKSFIQKGNLMTHERIHTGEKPYKCSECGKSFIQKSHLMTHERIHTRKKPKKHSDCVNSIKQKSNLRAHERI